From Heliangelus exortis chromosome W unlocalized genomic scaffold, bHelExo1.hap1 SUPER_W_unloc_2, whole genome shotgun sequence, the proteins below share one genomic window:
- the LOC139790548 gene encoding olfactory receptor 14A16-like: MSNSSSIRQFLLLAFADRRELQLLHFWLFLGIYLAALLGNGLIITTIACDHHLHTPMYFFLLNLSLLDLGSISTTLPKAMASSLGDNTDISYNGCAAQLFFFVFFITAEFSLLTIMSYDRSVAICKPLHYGTLLGSRACVHMAAAAWGSGFLTALLHTANTFSLPLCQGSALDQFFCEIPQILKLSCSHSYCREIGLLVVSASLSFVCFVFIVVSYVEIFRAVLKIPSEQGRHKAFSTCLPHLAVVSLFISTAIFAYLKPLSVFSPSMDLVVSFLYSVVPPAVNPLIYSMRNQELKGSLCKIIPLTSFNNEKFITDLHK; this comes from the coding sequence atgtccaacagcagctccatcaggcagttcctcctcctggcatttgcagacaggcgggagctgcagctcttgcacttctggctcttcctgggcatctacctggctgccctcctgggcaacggcctcatcatcaccaccattgcctgtgaccaccacctccacacccccatgtacttcttcctcctcaaccttTCCCTCCTTGacctgggatccatctccaccactctgcccaaagccatggccaGTTCCCTCGGGGACAACACGGACATCTCCTACAACGGATGTGctgcacagcttttcttctttgtcttcttcatCACAGCAGAATTCTCTCTCCTGACCATCATGTCCTACGACCGCTCCgtggccatctgcaaacccctgcactacgggaccctcctgggcagcagagcttgtgtccacatggcagcagctgcctggggctctgggtttctcactgctctgctgcacacagccaatacattttccctgcccctctgccagggcagtgccctggaccagttcttctgtgaaattccccagatcctcaagctctcctgctcacactcctaCTGCAGGGAAATTGGGCTTCTTGTGGTCAGTGCCTCTTTAtcatttgtgtgttttgttttcatcgtGGTGTCCTatgtggagatcttcagggctgtgctaAAGATCCCgtctgagcagggaaggcacaaagccttttccacgtgcctccctcacctggctgTGGTCTCCCTGTTCATCAGCACAGCCATCTTTGCCTACCTGAAGCCCCTCTCCGTCTTCTCCCCTTCCATGGATCTGGTGGTGTCATTTTTATACTCggtggttcctccagcagtgaaccccctcatctacagcatgaggaacCAGGAGCTCAAGGGTTCTCTCTGTAAAATTATTCCATTGACATCTTTCAACAATGAAAAATTCATCACCGATCTCCACAAATGA